Proteins from one Cryptomeria japonica chromosome 4, Sugi_1.0, whole genome shotgun sequence genomic window:
- the LOC131875138 gene encoding uncharacterized protein LOC131875138: MPKIGPKNQTPLEKAQKRGLVACWLSGGQGAELRWRPGGRAVAENNCARGADGAGLPAVLIGGGSAGRRRRRTWPAGSRSGDMERPAAAVRGRREMEEQRRRPEKDGGAAGGGRRGRTDRGGRRGWQRGGRRSGGGGGTWARRGERRQRSAGGAAAAGVACGVAGAAWPRPVVTAGGGGRAVAAGRRCVLNWLHLPLNTNSVFFFGFASVCVP; this comes from the exons atgcccaagatagggccaaaaaaccaaaccccccttgaaAAGGCCCAAAAAAGGGGTCTGGTGGCCTGTTGGTTGTCTGGTGGCCAGGGAGCGGAGCTCCGGTGGCGGCCGGGTGGCAGGGCGGTGGCCGAAAACAACTGCGCCCGGGGAGCGGACGGAGCCGGGCTGCCGGCAGTTTTGATAGGCGGCGGCAGCGCAGGGAGGCGGAGACGGCGGACCTGGCCGGCGGGGAGCCGGAGCGGCGATATGGAGCGGCCGGCGGCGGCAGTTCGCGGGCGACGAGAGATGGAGGAACAACGGCGGCGTCCGGAAAAGGACGGAGGGGCCGCCGGCGGGGGCCGCAGGGGCCGGACTGACAG gggtGGGCGCAGGGGGTGGCAGCGCGGGGGGCGGCGCAGTGGCGGCGGCGGCGGCACGTGGGCGAGGCGCGGTGAGCGCAGGCAGCGGAGCGCGGGTGGCGCGGCGGCTGCGGGCGTCGCCTGCGGCGTGGCGGGAGCTGCCTGGCCGCGACCGGTGGTGACCGCCGGCGGCGGCGGCCGGGCAGTGGCTGCTGGGCGACGCTGCGTTTTAAACTGGCTGCACCTGCCGTTAAACACAAACAgcgtttttttttttggatttgccTCGGTctgcgtgccctag